A genomic window from Streptomyces virginiae includes:
- a CDS encoding RNA polymerase sigma factor: MTESPATAAHVQTYAVRRLPRDDFDSLYNLEMRAVTVHLIHRGATPYEAADAAHEAFIELLPDRWRVIEHPRAYLRKVAWTKYLRQSHHVESPAGFVPDRVGGTCPISEVILTETQQRIVRAIQQLSPAQQEVLAWQMDGFAYGEIAEFTGKTEMALRTNAKRGRAKLKELLGLAGPGHSHTEEGPSDE, translated from the coding sequence GTGACCGAATCCCCGGCAACTGCCGCGCACGTGCAGACGTACGCGGTTCGCCGCCTTCCCCGCGATGATTTCGACAGTCTTTACAACCTGGAGATGCGGGCGGTGACGGTGCACCTCATACACCGCGGTGCTACCCCTTATGAGGCGGCCGATGCGGCGCACGAGGCGTTCATCGAGCTGCTTCCGGACCGTTGGCGCGTCATCGAGCACCCTCGGGCTTACCTACGCAAGGTCGCGTGGACCAAGTACTTGCGCCAGTCACACCACGTGGAGTCCCCTGCGGGCTTCGTGCCGGACCGCGTCGGCGGCACCTGCCCGATCAGCGAGGTGATCCTCACGGAAACCCAACAGCGAATCGTCCGCGCGATCCAGCAGTTGTCCCCCGCGCAGCAGGAAGTCCTCGCGTGGCAGATGGACGGATTCGCCTACGGGGAGATCGCCGAGTTCACCGGGAAAACCGAGATGGCCCTGCGTACGAACGCCAAGCGGGGTCGAGCCAAGTTGAAGGAATTGCTTGGACTCGCAGGGCCCGGCCACAGCCACACCGAGGAAGGACCTTCGGATGAATGA
- a CDS encoding recombinase family protein has translation MDVDLDEIARAELVEREPCPRCGAPPGSPCRANSGVVAVDYHTGRYGKIPALKSGPAIRIPAARGPGRPWQPGPEPDLAIGAALARSGDRIGYARVSSKGQDLAGQVRLLKEAGCVRIYVEKIGTREKIRPEYNTALADLRPADTLTVTMLDRLGRNMIELITSAQDLAERDHRLEILGGPLSGMYDPQGAGKVLFVVFAAMAEVEREFIHERTLIGLDTAAANGNHGGRPPAIDGDMLAVALRRRDAKESVTAIATHLGVGRSTLYRTLAAYDEAAATTDVPRITALRAGPPDNRR, from the coding sequence GTGGACGTCGACCTGGACGAGATCGCCCGCGCCGAGCTCGTCGAGCGCGAACCGTGCCCGCGGTGCGGGGCACCGCCCGGCTCCCCCTGCCGGGCGAACTCCGGCGTCGTCGCCGTCGACTACCACACCGGCCGCTACGGCAAGATCCCCGCGCTCAAGTCCGGACCCGCGATCCGCATCCCCGCAGCCCGCGGCCCGGGCCGGCCCTGGCAGCCCGGCCCCGAACCCGACCTCGCCATCGGCGCCGCGCTCGCGCGCTCCGGCGACCGCATCGGCTACGCCCGCGTCTCCAGCAAGGGCCAGGACCTCGCCGGACAGGTCCGCCTCCTCAAAGAGGCCGGGTGCGTCCGAATCTACGTCGAGAAGATCGGCACCCGCGAGAAGATCCGCCCCGAGTACAACACCGCCCTCGCCGACCTCCGCCCGGCCGACACCCTCACCGTCACCATGCTCGACCGCCTCGGCCGCAACATGATCGAGCTCATCACCAGCGCGCAGGACCTCGCCGAACGCGACCACCGCCTGGAAATTCTCGGCGGCCCGCTGTCCGGCATGTACGACCCGCAGGGCGCCGGGAAGGTGCTCTTCGTAGTCTTCGCCGCGATGGCCGAGGTCGAGCGGGAGTTCATCCACGAGCGGACCCTGATCGGCCTGGACACCGCCGCCGCGAACGGCAACCACGGCGGCCGCCCGCCCGCGATCGACGGCGACATGCTCGCCGTCGCACTCCGCCGCCGCGACGCGAAGGAGTCGGTCACCGCCATCGCCACGCACCTGGGCGTCGGCCGCTCCACCCTCTACCGCACCCTCGCCGCGTACGACGAAGCCGCGGCCACCACAGACGTGCCACGGATCACCGCCCTCCGCGCTGGGCCGCCTGACAACCGTCGGTGA
- a CDS encoding ATP-binding protein, which translates to MPRHFVDLDGAAALPTGHFQMTTRIVRDLVANAATGVVHGPAGTGKTFAVEAALEALDALPPTQRPQVCVLTFPSRPTMRMIADQLLRELTGTETPSSRNRFDLTTKLTGLLATPMRLIVVDEAQRLTGDCIELLRHLHDHPRTRFALLYVGGDGCWEVLSKEPMLRSRVFRRLPFQPLNPQKVPALMRRYHPIYAEADDALLLDVDASYGHGTMRDWAVFTHTAASLCTEQNLTTVDEDTVHNVYALLGGGLRD; encoded by the coding sequence ATGCCGCGCCACTTCGTCGACCTGGACGGCGCCGCCGCCCTGCCCACCGGCCACTTCCAGATGACCACCCGCATCGTCCGCGACCTCGTCGCCAACGCGGCCACCGGCGTCGTTCACGGACCGGCCGGCACCGGCAAGACCTTCGCCGTCGAAGCCGCCCTCGAAGCCCTCGATGCCCTACCACCCACCCAGCGGCCGCAGGTGTGCGTCCTGACCTTCCCCTCCCGCCCGACCATGCGCATGATCGCCGACCAGCTGCTGCGCGAACTCACCGGCACCGAGACACCCTCCTCCCGCAACCGCTTCGACCTCACCACCAAACTGACCGGCCTGCTCGCAACCCCGATGCGGCTGATCGTCGTGGACGAGGCGCAGCGTCTGACCGGCGACTGCATCGAACTGCTGCGCCACCTCCACGACCACCCCCGCACCCGATTCGCGCTCCTCTACGTCGGCGGCGACGGCTGCTGGGAGGTCCTCTCCAAGGAGCCGATGCTCCGCTCCCGGGTCTTCCGCCGTCTGCCCTTCCAGCCGCTCAATCCACAGAAAGTGCCGGCCCTGATGCGCCGCTACCACCCGATCTACGCCGAGGCGGACGACGCCCTGCTCCTAGACGTCGACGCCTCCTACGGGCACGGCACCATGCGCGACTGGGCCGTGTTCACCCACACCGCCGCCTCCCTGTGCACGGAGCAGAACCTGACGACCGTGGACGAGGACACCGTGCACAACGTGTACGCCCTCCTCGGCGGCGGCCTGCGTGACTGA
- the pip gene encoding prolyl aminopeptidase — protein sequence MGELYPPVEPYEKGMLDVGHGNLVYWEVCGNPDGKPALVVHGGPGSGCGNGARQYFDPDLYRIVLFDQRGCGRSTPHASEPTTDMRHNTTRHLIADMERLREHLGIDRWLLYGGSWGSTLILAYAETYPERVSEIVIAAVTTTRRSEIDWLYRGAGRFFPEQWERFLEGAGGTPRDGDIVAAYAHLMEHPDPAVREKATADWCAWEDAVLSGETNGASNPYGDRPPAAQLALVRICSHYFSHGAWLEEGALLRDAHRLAGIPGVLVHGRLDLAGPLDTAWELARAWPDAQLTVVGNAGHLGSDTTRAHVLKALDQFARQG from the coding sequence ATGGGCGAGCTGTACCCGCCGGTCGAGCCGTACGAGAAGGGGATGCTCGACGTCGGCCACGGCAACCTCGTGTACTGGGAGGTCTGCGGCAACCCGGACGGCAAGCCCGCCCTCGTCGTCCACGGCGGACCGGGATCAGGATGCGGAAACGGGGCACGCCAGTACTTCGACCCTGACCTCTACCGGATCGTCCTTTTCGACCAGCGCGGCTGCGGCCGCAGCACCCCCCACGCAAGCGAACCCACGACCGACATGCGCCACAACACCACCCGGCACCTGATCGCCGACATGGAGCGGCTGCGGGAGCACCTGGGTATCGACCGCTGGCTGCTCTACGGAGGCTCGTGGGGCTCCACGCTGATCCTGGCCTACGCCGAGACCTACCCGGAGCGGGTGTCGGAGATCGTCATAGCCGCCGTCACCACCACCCGGCGCTCCGAGATCGACTGGCTCTACCGAGGTGCGGGCCGGTTCTTCCCCGAGCAGTGGGAACGCTTCCTCGAAGGAGCCGGCGGCACACCACGGGACGGTGACATCGTCGCGGCCTACGCACACCTGATGGAACATCCGGACCCCGCGGTACGGGAGAAGGCCACAGCCGACTGGTGCGCCTGGGAAGACGCGGTCCTGTCCGGGGAAACGAACGGCGCCTCCAACCCGTACGGCGACCGCCCGCCGGCCGCGCAACTGGCCCTGGTCCGCATCTGCTCGCACTACTTCTCCCACGGCGCTTGGCTGGAGGAAGGCGCCCTCCTGCGTGATGCGCACCGCCTGGCCGGTATCCCAGGCGTGCTCGTCCACGGCAGGCTCGACCTGGCTGGCCCGCTCGACACCGCATGGGAACTCGCCCGCGCCTGGCCCGATGCCCAGCTGACCGTCGTCGGCAACGCAGGCCATCTGGGGAGCGATACGACCCGAGCCCATGTACTCAAGGCCCTCGACCAATTCGCTCGCCAGGGATGA
- a CDS encoding RNA polymerase sigma factor, whose product MNVNVPLYCLGCSDESDRLKVVFPTAADGGPVETPTGLYGDQDRWCRACWVYKAPFERFELLYGRRLRKYTRSRLHHLPGGAREMAVDDVSSEVMEVLWRSRDRIVLPERAMYRTALLIAKRRFPMSPKEAPIDACSAEDSIAEDAEDPMDEVINLILLEEELKKLPPRTRQYLYDHKGLGESAEEVAARHGVKKSTVTESSRRGLAAVRPKFADLPHYLALGAAIRQIIEWLLLLLWD is encoded by the coding sequence GTGAACGTCAACGTGCCGCTGTACTGCCTCGGCTGCTCCGACGAGTCGGACCGCCTGAAGGTGGTCTTCCCGACTGCTGCGGACGGCGGTCCGGTGGAGACGCCGACCGGTCTCTACGGCGACCAGGACCGGTGGTGCCGGGCCTGCTGGGTCTACAAGGCGCCCTTCGAGCGGTTCGAACTGCTCTACGGCCGGCGGCTGCGGAAGTACACCCGCAGCCGTCTGCACCACCTCCCCGGTGGTGCGCGGGAGATGGCGGTGGACGACGTCAGCTCCGAGGTCATGGAGGTGCTCTGGCGGAGCCGGGACCGGATCGTACTGCCGGAGCGCGCCATGTACCGGACGGCCCTCCTGATCGCGAAGCGGCGCTTTCCCATGTCGCCGAAGGAGGCGCCGATCGACGCCTGCAGCGCCGAGGACAGCATCGCGGAAGACGCCGAGGACCCGATGGATGAGGTCATCAACCTCATCCTGCTGGAGGAGGAGCTCAAGAAGCTCCCGCCGCGCACCCGCCAGTACCTCTACGACCACAAGGGCCTGGGCGAGTCGGCCGAGGAGGTCGCCGCCCGCCACGGGGTCAAGAAGAGCACGGTTACGGAGAGCAGTCGACGCGGCCTCGCGGCGGTCCGCCCGAAGTTCGCCGACCTCCCGCACTACCTCGCGCTGGGGGCTGCGATCCGTCAGATCATCGAGTGGCTGCTGCTGTTGCTGTGGGACTGA
- a CDS encoding Mu transposase C-terminal domain-containing protein gives MAKIAAEVRRTAVARLEELRADGVLTAGHVRTVAQSTGVSERTVWRWLSSPAARPVRQSRPRYLLSETDREAFAFYRGNIAALHRARQAVLAGDGTTAGAPVPPFLSEGWAGGRPVTLRTLQRAFGQELTPAEQAAWRTGESGRRAAAVYLKRPDALRGRCWEMDHKQLPLVVLPPKGKAICPWMTTVVDDGTRALLGWAVAITPTSGTVFTAMRMAMLHEPEASPFGAVPERVRIDQGLEFAADDVEAALGTLAVVMHRLPPFQPHRKGKVERLNLTIEQMLISQLPGFTGGPRDASGKLYGPVKDSVAAKQAAGEASGEAGGPMRIERFVDRFALWARWYNTERPHRMLGGRTPLQAWMEDPAPLRRIGSDRLRHLMLASTDRTIQKDGISFQSLTYVAPELYGRGGQRVQIRYMPHDDRQIEVYAGTEHLCTAYPTGQLTPEQTEAFREHARAEAKRLGAERRKAAKRARRELAPMTGDGATPAESRLVSAADGRARTQHDRDQALAAKASTSLLGLTDPTADPES, from the coding sequence GTGGCGAAGATCGCGGCGGAGGTGCGGCGTACGGCGGTGGCCCGGCTGGAAGAGCTGCGGGCCGACGGGGTACTGACGGCCGGGCATGTGCGGACCGTCGCGCAGAGCACCGGGGTGAGCGAGCGCACCGTGTGGCGGTGGCTGTCCTCTCCGGCCGCCCGTCCCGTACGGCAGTCGCGACCGCGCTACCTGCTGAGTGAGACCGACCGCGAGGCGTTCGCGTTCTACCGGGGCAACATCGCCGCCCTGCACCGGGCGCGGCAGGCCGTGCTCGCGGGGGACGGCACGACGGCCGGGGCGCCGGTGCCTCCCTTCCTCTCCGAGGGGTGGGCCGGCGGCCGCCCGGTGACGCTGCGGACGTTGCAGCGGGCGTTCGGCCAGGAGCTGACCCCGGCCGAGCAGGCGGCGTGGCGGACCGGCGAGTCCGGCCGCCGGGCGGCCGCGGTGTACCTGAAGCGCCCGGACGCGCTGCGTGGCCGGTGCTGGGAGATGGACCACAAGCAGCTGCCGCTCGTGGTGCTGCCGCCGAAGGGCAAAGCGATCTGCCCGTGGATGACCACGGTCGTCGACGACGGCACCCGCGCCCTGCTGGGCTGGGCCGTCGCCATCACCCCGACGTCGGGGACGGTGTTCACCGCGATGCGCATGGCCATGCTCCACGAGCCGGAGGCCTCGCCGTTCGGCGCCGTCCCCGAGCGCGTCCGCATCGACCAGGGCCTGGAGTTCGCGGCCGATGATGTCGAGGCGGCCCTGGGCACCCTCGCCGTGGTCATGCACCGCCTTCCCCCGTTCCAGCCGCATCGCAAGGGCAAGGTGGAGCGGCTTAACCTCACCATCGAGCAGATGCTGATCTCCCAGCTCCCCGGCTTCACCGGCGGCCCCCGCGACGCAAGCGGGAAGCTGTACGGCCCGGTGAAGGATTCCGTCGCCGCCAAGCAGGCCGCCGGGGAGGCCAGCGGCGAGGCCGGCGGGCCGATGCGGATCGAGCGGTTCGTGGACCGCTTCGCCCTGTGGGCCCGCTGGTACAACACCGAACGCCCGCACCGGATGCTGGGCGGCCGCACGCCCCTCCAGGCGTGGATGGAGGACCCGGCGCCGCTGCGGCGGATCGGCTCCGACCGGCTGCGCCACCTCATGCTCGCCTCCACCGACCGCACGATCCAGAAGGACGGCATCAGCTTCCAGTCCCTGACCTACGTCGCCCCCGAGCTGTACGGGCGCGGCGGACAGCGGGTCCAGATCCGGTACATGCCGCACGACGACCGGCAGATCGAGGTCTACGCCGGCACCGAGCACCTGTGCACCGCCTACCCGACCGGGCAGCTCACCCCCGAACAGACCGAGGCCTTCCGCGAACACGCCCGCGCCGAGGCCAAGCGCCTTGGTGCCGAGCGACGCAAGGCCGCAAAGCGGGCCCGCCGTGAGCTCGCCCCGATGACCGGCGACGGCGCCACCCCGGCGGAGTCCCGGCTGGTGAGCGCAGCCGACGGACGAGCGCGCACCCAGCACGACCGCGACCAGGCGCTCGCCGCCAAGGCCAGCACCAGCCTGCTCGGACTGACCGACCCCACCGCAGACCCGGAGAGCTGA